The Blastocatellia bacterium genome includes a window with the following:
- the infA gene encoding translation initiation factor IF-1, whose protein sequence is MPREDMIAVDGTVVECKGNATFKVKVAQGHEVLAHLAGKMRKHYIKVLAGDRVTVELSPYDLTKGRITYRHRS, encoded by the coding sequence ATGCCGAGAGAAGATATGATCGCCGTTGACGGCACCGTCGTCGAATGCAAAGGCAACGCGACGTTCAAAGTGAAAGTGGCGCAAGGCCACGAAGTGCTGGCGCACCTGGCCGGCAAGATGCGCAAGCATTACATCAAGGTGCTGGCCGGCGACCGCGTGACCGTCGAGCTGTCGCCTTATGACCTGACCAAGGGCCGCATCACCTACCGCCATCGCAGCTAA